One window from the genome of Desulfobacteraceae bacterium encodes:
- a CDS encoding glycosyltransferase family 4 protein — protein sequence MRIAVIRKECSLQRGGAERYCANLCRELARRGHRVFVLAQRMDQDLHPDLQHVPIRVSAFGSAAKNLSFHRNSQKALKQLRVDRVYALSRSYPVDALRVSDPLHAAWMKQRYRSPWRFSLERLNPRHRAILRLEAAIFNPANTRVVITNSKLTKAQVHQFYGYPPERIHVVYNGVDLDKFSAAARPAPVSKTTRLLFVGMDFRRKGLAHLLRAISLIKPPSVVCSLDVVGRGDEKSFRRMAENLGLSRVVRFHGPTPMVEAFYCRADLLVLPTRNDPFANVCLEALACGLPVVTTAANGAAEIVRDGETGFILDGADDLADQIAARISLFAAMPMARRRKMAEMARRSAEGFTIGRNVDETLKILESL from the coding sequence ATGAGAATCGCCGTTATCCGAAAGGAGTGCTCGCTTCAGAGGGGCGGGGCCGAGAGATACTGTGCCAACCTGTGCCGGGAATTGGCCCGAAGAGGCCATCGGGTTTTCGTCCTGGCCCAGCGGATGGACCAGGACCTCCATCCGGATCTGCAGCATGTTCCCATTCGGGTCAGCGCCTTCGGTTCGGCGGCCAAAAACCTTTCATTTCACCGCAATAGCCAGAAAGCGTTGAAGCAACTGCGGGTGGACCGTGTCTACGCGCTCTCCCGCAGCTATCCGGTCGACGCCTTGCGCGTCTCCGACCCCCTGCATGCGGCCTGGATGAAACAGCGTTACCGGTCGCCCTGGCGGTTTTCCCTGGAACGTCTCAACCCCCGGCACCGCGCCATTCTCCGTTTGGAGGCGGCGATTTTCAATCCGGCCAACACCCGGGTTGTGATCACCAATTCCAAATTGACCAAAGCTCAGGTGCATCAGTTCTACGGGTATCCGCCGGAGCGGATTCATGTGGTCTACAATGGCGTCGATCTGGACAAGTTCTCGGCCGCGGCGAGGCCGGCGCCGGTTTCCAAAACCACCCGCCTGCTTTTCGTCGGGATGGACTTCCGGCGCAAGGGCCTGGCGCATCTTCTCAGGGCAATCAGCCTGATCAAACCCCCGTCGGTGGTCTGTTCTTTGGATGTCGTTGGCCGAGGGGACGAAAAGAGCTTTCGGCGGATGGCAGAAAATTTGGGACTTTCGAGGGTCGTCAGATTTCACGGCCCGACCCCGATGGTGGAAGCTTTTTACTGCAGGGCCGATTTGCTGGTGTTGCCCACCCGGAATGACCCCTTTGCCAACGTCTGCCTGGAGGCGCTGGCGTGCGGCCTGCCGGTTGTTACCACCGCCGCCAACGGCGCTGCGGAAATTGTTCGGGACGGTGAAACCGGGTTTATTTTGGATGGCGCCGACGATTTGGCGGATCAGATTGCCGCGCGCATCAGCCTCTTTGCGGCGATGCCCATGGCGAGGCGGCGGAAGATGGCAGAGATGGCCCGCCGGAGCGCCGAAGGGTTTACCATCGGGCGCAATGTGGATGAGACGCTGAAGATTTTAGAATCTCTCTAA
- a CDS encoding lipopolysaccharide kinase InaA family protein: MKVYLFRGPLQRLKQKWRDAAVKEWDIARQIFGCCRGTPEPAAVGLARDSSYFINRSVAPCHTLGTFIDLKWEGLSRRQRYRLADNFSAFMLAIYNCGLFQTDYNLGNLLIQDETWKFFIIDMQAARIKKRGFLNTEEIAANLSFLLPVFPRIENRCKLRFFATLTRHHPELRKHLWRIQQKAFQKMRTHWLKKGVRNLKKSALQNYVDNTEGVRGYVDPSIAPGLRNHLTATPGRLFEFTEKTLKNSKRAKLAAIRFEGRRYILKRYNVKDWRHRLKRLLAPSLAWKIWKASRSMEMRAIPTSRLLAAVDVGKGFGYRCSYALYAYIDGVSEGFRDLQGAFTDDQKRPWVMRCLARLTWELHQKGVQHGDLKLSNIIWPCDGKKGPLRVIDLDAARFVRCLRDGQRISDLKNLASYFLMMDPDPAKTDLLFHAYVNLHLPWRHRRERLYRSFRRKTLRQFGHRLKREISRSPSPKQAV; encoded by the coding sequence GTGAAAGTTTATCTTTTTAGGGGCCCCCTGCAGCGTCTCAAACAAAAATGGCGCGACGCCGCCGTCAAAGAGTGGGATATTGCCAGGCAAATCTTCGGGTGCTGTCGGGGCACACCCGAGCCGGCGGCAGTGGGGCTTGCCCGCGACAGCTCCTATTTTATCAACCGTTCGGTAGCCCCCTGCCACACCCTGGGCACGTTTATCGACCTCAAATGGGAAGGGCTCAGCAGACGGCAGCGATACCGGCTGGCCGATAATTTTAGCGCCTTCATGCTGGCCATTTATAACTGCGGCCTGTTTCAAACCGATTACAACCTGGGCAACCTCTTGATCCAGGATGAAACCTGGAAATTTTTCATCATCGACATGCAGGCAGCCCGGATCAAAAAGCGGGGCTTTTTAAATACCGAGGAAATCGCCGCCAATCTTTCTTTTTTACTCCCCGTTTTCCCCAGGATTGAAAACCGCTGCAAGCTTCGCTTCTTTGCCACGCTGACGCGCCATCATCCCGAATTGCGAAAACACCTCTGGCGCATTCAGCAAAAGGCCTTCCAAAAAATGCGCACCCACTGGTTGAAAAAGGGCGTACGAAATCTTAAAAAATCAGCTCTTCAGAATTATGTCGACAACACCGAGGGGGTTCGGGGTTATGTTGACCCTTCGATCGCGCCCGGACTGCGAAATCACCTCACGGCAACCCCCGGCAGGCTTTTTGAATTTACCGAAAAAACTTTGAAAAACTCGAAACGCGCAAAACTGGCCGCGATTCGGTTTGAAGGCCGCCGCTACATTTTAAAACGCTACAATGTCAAAGACTGGCGCCATCGCCTCAAGCGTTTGCTGGCCCCTTCGCTCGCCTGGAAAATATGGAAAGCCAGCCGCTCGATGGAAATGAGAGCCATCCCCACATCCCGCCTCCTGGCCGCCGTGGATGTCGGCAAAGGCTTCGGTTACCGCTGTTCATATGCCCTGTATGCCTATATCGACGGGGTTTCCGAGGGCTTCCGCGACCTTCAGGGCGCTTTCACCGATGACCAGAAACGCCCCTGGGTGATGCGGTGCCTGGCCCGCTTGACCTGGGAACTCCACCAAAAGGGCGTCCAACATGGCGATTTGAAACTCAGCAATATCATTTGGCCTTGCGATGGGAAGAAGGGCCCCCTCAGGGTGATCGATCTGGATGCGGCACGCTTTGTTCGATGCCTAAGGGACGGACAGCGTATTTCGGACCTCAAAAACCTGGCCTCCTATTTTTTGATGATGGACCCCGACCCCGCCAAAACCGATCTTCTTTTTCATGCATATGTCAATTTGCACCTTCCCTGGCGGCATCGGCGGGAGCGACTCTACCGGTCGTTTCGCAGAAAAACCCTGCGGCAATTCGGCCACCGGTTAAAACGGGAGATTTCCCGATCCCCGTCTCCCAAGCAGGCAGTTTAG
- a CDS encoding glycosyltransferase, producing the protein MKNTILYFLDDPSRDKHFHQYILAGLVDAGFNPVVTYFWTAPDRRSSLQEAGFEILDLGCTPKSYKGFHPSLVAKIARALKTQHAIAAHVQRHHPLIYLAIAARWTGLPGLFYTIRIAKLIRTISRRLAFRLISAQISQVIAVSEGVKNDFLHRTGMAASKVVVIPNGIDPRSYELNLPKADARKAFSLPKEKFLFGMAARFRKAKDHPGLIKAFSMVRREMENACLVLAGDGPLQNEILEAVVARELREAVIFLGKIPPQDIPLLLHGLDVFVHPSWREGMPAAILEAMASGLPVIATDAEGVTDIFACGLDFGRMVARGETEALARAMLELYRKPPENLKAMGQAAKLRVKEAFTHERMVQQTVDLYKHHLSRFRTTP; encoded by the coding sequence ATGAAAAACACAATCCTGTATTTTTTGGATGATCCCAGCCGGGACAAGCATTTTCATCAATACATTCTGGCTGGCTTAGTAGATGCCGGCTTCAACCCCGTCGTGACCTACTTTTGGACAGCCCCCGATCGCCGCAGCAGTCTGCAGGAAGCCGGTTTTGAGATTTTGGACCTGGGCTGTACGCCAAAATCATACAAAGGGTTTCACCCCTCATTAGTGGCTAAGATCGCAAGGGCATTGAAAACCCAGCATGCCATCGCCGCCCATGTCCAGCGCCACCATCCCCTGATTTATCTCGCCATTGCAGCCCGATGGACCGGGTTGCCAGGCCTTTTTTACACGATACGCATTGCCAAATTGATACGCACCATCAGCCGGCGCTTGGCGTTTCGCCTTATTTCAGCCCAGATATCTCAGGTCATCGCCGTCAGCGAAGGCGTCAAAAATGATTTTCTCCATCGCACGGGAATGGCTGCGAGCAAGGTAGTTGTAATTCCTAACGGGATAGACCCCCGCAGCTATGAACTCAACCTCCCGAAGGCGGATGCCCGAAAAGCTTTTAGTCTTCCCAAGGAAAAGTTTTTATTTGGAATGGCCGCAAGATTTAGAAAAGCGAAGGACCACCCCGGCCTAATAAAGGCTTTTTCAATGGTGCGGCGAGAAATGGAAAATGCCTGTCTTGTTTTGGCGGGTGACGGCCCCTTGCAGAACGAGATCCTGGAAGCTGTGGTTGCGCGGGAATTACGGGAGGCGGTCATTTTTCTGGGGAAAATCCCGCCCCAAGACATCCCCCTGCTGCTCCATGGACTGGATGTCTTCGTTCACCCTTCCTGGCGGGAAGGCATGCCGGCGGCCATTTTGGAGGCGATGGCGAGCGGGCTGCCGGTAATCGCCACGGATGCCGAGGGGGTTACAGATATCTTCGCCTGCGGTCTTGATTTTGGAAGAATGGTTGCCCGCGGAGAAACGGAAGCCTTGGCCCGGGCCATGCTCGAACTTTACCGCAAACCGCCCGAGAACCTGAAGGCCATGGGCCAGGCGGCGAAACTCCGAGTCAAGGAGGCGTTCACCCACGAGCGCATGGTTCAACAAACCGTCGATCTTTACAAGCATCACTTGTCCCGTTTCAGAACCACCCCTTGA
- a CDS encoding glycosyltransferase family 9 protein, producing the protein FLLGFTPRPTADPSQRNFARILAISTTAVGDTVLSTPCFNALRRLNPRARIVALIRDRYIPMFRTNPDLDGIIPHRKGWAGFLHNLNALKKENFDAAFVFHVSDPGPVGLAALAGIPFIAGKSLHPPFDPLFTLRTFPDYSRHTIARRLAILRLMYPGFSDWPTRLVLPQKKEETDRARQKMGAMWGRAGHRGPVVGLQPGASRPYKIWPQERFVDLARRLLATAPDLNILILGDKSEAALGKAIADGVEAPGRIVSLCGQTRIAELPAVISGLDFLVTNDTGSLHIAIAVGTPTLSLFAATDPGSSGPYQDQERHIVIAKPKPCGSGCVHKKCPLKPSCMTQITVAEVYQRAVAMLAKPSGRLALPTAEKIGVRP; encoded by the coding sequence TTTTAACGCCCTGCGGCGCCTCAACCCCCGGGCCAGGATCGTTGCCCTCATCCGGGACCGTTACATACCCATGTTTCGCACCAACCCCGACCTCGATGGGATCATCCCCCACAGGAAAGGGTGGGCCGGCTTTCTTCACAATCTGAACGCCCTAAAAAAAGAAAACTTCGACGCCGCCTTCGTGTTTCACGTTTCCGACCCCGGCCCGGTCGGGTTGGCGGCCCTGGCCGGAATCCCCTTTATCGCCGGCAAGTCCCTGCACCCGCCCTTCGACCCCTTGTTTACCCTGCGCACCTTTCCCGACTACAGCCGTCACACCATCGCGCGCCGCTTGGCGATTCTGCGGCTGATGTACCCCGGTTTCAGCGATTGGCCCACCCGCCTGGTGCTCCCGCAGAAAAAAGAGGAGACGGATCGTGCCCGCCAAAAAATGGGTGCCATGTGGGGCCGCGCAGGCCATCGAGGGCCCGTGGTCGGGTTGCAGCCGGGGGCCAGCCGCCCCTATAAAATCTGGCCCCAGGAGAGATTCGTTGACCTCGCCCGCAGGCTCCTGGCCACCGCCCCCGATCTGAACATCCTCATTCTCGGCGACAAATCCGAAGCTGCACTGGGTAAGGCGATTGCGGACGGGGTCGAGGCACCCGGGAGAATTGTCTCGCTTTGCGGGCAGACCCGTATCGCGGAATTGCCGGCGGTCATCTCCGGCCTTGACTTTTTGGTCACCAATGACACCGGATCGTTGCACATCGCGATTGCCGTCGGCACGCCGACCCTCTCCCTCTTCGCCGCCACCGATCCCGGCAGCTCGGGGCCCTACCAGGACCAAGAGCGGCATATCGTGATCGCCAAGCCAAAGCCCTGCGGGTCCGGCTGCGTTCACAAGAAATGTCCCCTCAAGCCATCCTGCATGACCCAGATCACGGTGGCTGAGGTTTACCAGAGGGCTGTCGCAATGCTGGCAAAACCCTCCGGGCGGCTGGCCCTTCCGACCGCCGAAAAAATCGGGGTACGCCCCTAA